The genomic window CCGGTGTCGACGAGGACGTCCTCGTCGACCGTCTGGGCCCGTCCGCGGCCCCCGAGACGGTCGTCACCACGCTCGCCGAGGCCAAGGCCCGCGACGTGATTCCCGCCCTGCTCGCCGACGGCATCACCGACGCCGTCGTGATCGGCTGCGATTCGATGCTGCACATCGACGGGCAGTTGCAGGGCAAGCCGCACACCGTCGACGTCGCGCGTCGACGCTGGCAGTCCATGGCCGGCCGCAGCGCGACGCTGCTCACCGGGCACAGTGTGCTCCGACTGGAGTCCGGCGAGATCACAGCGGCCGTGTCCGACTGCAGCGGCACCGTCGTGCACTTCGGTACCCCGTCCGACGACGAACTCGAGGCGTATCTCGCGTCGGGTGAACCGTTGAAGGTGGCCGGCGCCTTCACTCTCGACAGTCTCGGCGGCTGGTTCGTCGAACGCCTCGACGGTGATCCGTCGAGTGTGGTCGGGATCGGCCTGCCGCTCGTGCGTCGGCTGCTCGCCGACGTCGGGGTCTCCGTGGCCGCGTTGTGGGCCACCGCCCGGGTCCCCCGCTAGCGGCGGCTCCGGCTGCCGCTCCAGCTGCGTTCCATGGCAGCCGCCATCGCGGCCGCTTTCGTCTTGGCCCGCTCGGCGTCCGGTCCGGTGAACATCTCGTCGACCGTCTCGCACCACAGGTGCAGCCAGCGCGCCAGTTTCTCGCCCGCCAGATCGTGCTGCCGGTGCAGCGCGTCGTGCACCGCCACGAATTCGCCCTGGTAGCGGACGGTACGGAACAGGATCTGTTCCCAGAAGTCGCCGACGACCGGCAGG from Prescottella sp. R16 includes these protein-coding regions:
- a CDS encoding group III truncated hemoglobin — encoded protein: MTVPSKAPAVGRPDLRGRADIDRLVTAFYERALTDPVLESAFEILTIVGLEAHLPVVGDFWEQILFRTVRYQGEFVAVHDALHRQHDLAGEKLARWLHLWCETVDEMFTGPDAERAKTKAAAMAAAMERSWSGSRSRR
- a CDS encoding nucleoside triphosphate pyrophosphatase, with product MTTLVLASASPARLTVLRGAGVEPVVRVSGVDEDVLVDRLGPSAAPETVVTTLAEAKARDVIPALLADGITDAVVIGCDSMLHIDGQLQGKPHTVDVARRRWQSMAGRSATLLTGHSVLRLESGEITAAVSDCSGTVVHFGTPSDDELEAYLASGEPLKVAGAFTLDSLGGWFVERLDGDPSSVVGIGLPLVRRLLADVGVSVAALWATARVPR